From a region of the Solanum stenotomum isolate F172 chromosome 2, ASM1918654v1, whole genome shotgun sequence genome:
- the LOC125855802 gene encoding CASP-like protein 4D1, which produces MGKSVILVVRLVVLICLVGSLILLLTSSQYSDTQRLFYSDDELQTKFTDFRVYVYMLVCIGVGIGYNLFQTILSLSIGVSLLDLFGDMIIANILVSGAAATFGFTLELSRSTELEPTSFFNKIFISAGLSLLATIFTLISLISSHVALKGISH; this is translated from the exons ATGGGAAAATCAGTGATATTGGTGGTGAGACTTGTTGTCTTAATTTGCCTTGTGGGATCACTCATCCTCCTCCTTACAAGTTCTCAATATTCCGATACTCAACGACTTTTCTACTCTGATGATGAGCTTCAAACTaaatttactgattttcgtgtttATGT TTACATGCTAGTTTGCATTGGCGTGGGAATTGGCTATAATCTCTTTCAAACAATACTCTCATTAAGCATTGGAGTTAGCCTTTTAGATCTATTTGGTGACATG ATCATAGCAAATATATTGGTTTCAGGAGCAGCTGCAACATTTGGTTTTACACTTGAATTGAGCCGCTCAACAGAGCTAGAGCCCACTAGTTTCTTCAACAAGATATTTATATCTGCAGGCCTTTCTCTGCTAGCAACTATCTTCACACTTATCTCTCTCATTTCCTCACATGTTGCTCTTAAGGGTATTTCACATTGA